One genomic segment of Synechocystis sp. LKSZ1 includes these proteins:
- the psaJ gene encoding photosystem I reaction center subunit IX, producing MEGLTKFLSTAPVLIMALLTFTAGILIEFNRFYPDLLFHP from the coding sequence ATGGAAGGTTTGACTAAGTTTTTATCGACTGCTCCTGTTTTAATCATGGCCCTGCTCACCTTTACGGCGGGCATCTTGATCGAATTTAATCGCTTTTATCCCGACTTGCTTTTCCATCCCTAG
- a CDS encoding NYN domain-containing protein → MTNSNGFPYLKERLSIFVDGNNMFYAQQKNGWFFDPRRVLEYFTNDPGVSLINAFWYTGLKDSQDQRGFRDALISLGYTVRTKILKEYYDDNSGRYSQKANLDIEIVVDMFNTVDQYDRVILFSGDGDFERAIELLRSKNTHITVVSTEGMIARELRNATDRYIDLNDIRSFIEKNDY, encoded by the coding sequence ATGACAAATAGTAATGGGTTTCCTTATCTTAAGGAACGTCTTTCCATTTTTGTTGATGGAAATAATATGTTTTACGCCCAGCAAAAGAATGGCTGGTTTTTCGACCCACGTCGGGTGTTAGAGTACTTCACCAACGATCCGGGCGTGAGCTTAATTAATGCTTTTTGGTACACGGGTCTAAAAGATTCCCAGGATCAACGGGGATTTAGAGATGCTCTCATTAGCTTGGGCTATACGGTAAGAACTAAAATTTTAAAAGAATATTATGATGACAATTCGGGTCGTTACTCCCAAAAGGCGAATTTAGATATTGAAATTGTTGTTGATATGTTTAATACTGTTGATCAGTACGACCGTGTGATTCTTTTCAGCGGAGACGGCGATTTTGAGCGGGCCATTGAACTCCTGCGCTCTAAAAATACGCACATTACTGTGGTTTCAACGGAGGGCATGATTGCTCGAGAACTTCGTAATGCTACCGACCGCTACATTGACCTCAACGATATCCGCAGTTTTATTGAAAAGAACGACTACTGA
- a CDS encoding UDP-N-acetylmuramoyl-L-alanyl-D-glutamate--2,6-diaminopimelate ligase, producing the protein MTTLRDLLADIPGVQASNHPHLDQSITALSTNSHACPTGSLFIGMPGTRVDGGEFWPSALEAGAMAALVTPQALAKYPAPATACVITATDMVTACAQIAAKFYGYPSQALKLVGVTGTNGKTTTSHLIEYFLQASQRPTALLGTLYTRWPGFQQTALHTTPFAPELQQQLGAARDAGNQYAVMEVSSHALAQGRVKGCEFACAVFTNLTQDHLDFHETMEEYFAAKALLFEEHYLQGRAILNREDPYGRKLIERLSPSQVFTYAVNDNKADFHTRDLTYGPNGVQGTLVTPQGAFPFISPLVGQFNLANLLAALAAGTHLGLDPQAMLQALPHFVAVPGRMERVQIQPDQDISVIVDYAHTPDSLENAIKAFRPFVKGRLICVFGCGGDRDRTKRPIMGQIAAELADIAVVTSDNPRTEDPEQILGDILTGIAPEKNPLVLADRATAIRQAIREARPGDGVLIAGKGHEDYQILGTEKVHFDDREQARAALELRLS; encoded by the coding sequence ATGACCACCTTGCGCGATCTCTTAGCAGACATCCCTGGCGTTCAGGCCAGTAACCACCCCCACCTAGACCAATCTATTACGGCCCTGAGTACGAATTCTCACGCCTGTCCTACCGGTTCTCTCTTCATCGGCATGCCCGGTACGAGGGTGGATGGGGGAGAATTTTGGCCCAGTGCCCTCGAAGCCGGGGCCATGGCGGCCTTAGTAACGCCCCAGGCCCTGGCCAAGTACCCGGCCCCTGCAACCGCTTGTGTGATTACAGCAACGGATATGGTGACGGCCTGTGCCCAGATTGCGGCCAAGTTTTATGGTTATCCCAGTCAGGCCCTGAAATTGGTGGGTGTGACGGGCACCAACGGTAAAACTACCACCAGTCACCTGATCGAATACTTTCTCCAGGCCAGTCAACGCCCCACGGCCTTACTCGGAACCCTCTACACCCGCTGGCCGGGGTTTCAACAAACGGCCCTCCATACCACCCCCTTTGCCCCCGAACTCCAACAGCAACTCGGAGCGGCGCGGGATGCCGGCAATCAATACGCTGTGATGGAAGTAAGTTCCCATGCCCTGGCCCAAGGCCGGGTTAAAGGCTGTGAGTTTGCCTGTGCCGTTTTTACTAATCTGACCCAAGACCACCTCGACTTCCACGAAACCATGGAGGAATATTTCGCGGCTAAGGCCCTGCTGTTTGAAGAACATTACCTCCAGGGCCGGGCAATTCTTAATCGGGAAGACCCCTACGGCCGCAAGTTAATTGAGCGCCTTTCTCCCTCCCAAGTCTTTACCTACGCTGTCAACGATAACAAGGCCGACTTCCATACCCGTGACCTAACCTACGGCCCGAACGGGGTTCAAGGTACCCTCGTCACTCCCCAGGGGGCCTTTCCTTTCATTTCTCCCCTAGTGGGCCAGTTTAATTTGGCCAATCTGCTCGCGGCCCTGGCCGCCGGCACTCACCTCGGGCTAGATCCCCAAGCGATGCTCCAGGCCCTGCCCCACTTTGTCGCCGTACCGGGCCGGATGGAACGGGTGCAGATTCAGCCCGATCAGGATATTAGTGTGATCGTGGATTATGCCCATACCCCCGATAGTCTCGAAAATGCTATCAAGGCCTTTCGTCCCTTCGTTAAGGGCCGGTTGATCTGTGTTTTTGGCTGCGGGGGAGACCGAGACCGTACCAAGCGACCGATAATGGGCCAAATTGCGGCGGAATTAGCCGACATAGCAGTTGTGACTTCCGACAATCCTCGTACTGAAGACCCAGAACAAATTCTGGGCGATATTTTGACCGGTATTGCTCCAGAGAAAAACCCCCTTGTTTTGGCAGACCGGGCCACGGCCATTCGCCAGGCCATTCGAGAAGCGCGGCCCGGCGATGGAGTTTTAATTGCAGGCAAGGGCCATGAAGATTATCAAATTCTGGGCACAGAAAAAGTCCACTTCGATGACCGGGAACAGGCCCGAGCGGCCCTGGAACTCCGCTTGAGTTGA
- a CDS encoding Photosystem I reaction center subunit III, with protein MKQLLAFLLALTLWFNFSPSASAEDFSHLTPCSENPAYQQKAKNFRNTTADPQSGQIRAERYSAALCGPEGYPHLIVDGRFSHMGDFLIPSILFLYIAGWIGWVGRSYLIAIRDSKDAEMQEVVINVPLAISKMLTGFLWPLAAVGEFTSGQLVVKDSEVPTSPR; from the coding sequence ATGAAACAATTGTTAGCTTTCCTTCTCGCCCTAACGCTGTGGTTCAATTTTTCTCCTTCTGCTTCGGCGGAGGACTTTTCTCACCTGACCCCCTGTAGCGAGAACCCCGCCTACCAACAAAAAGCCAAAAACTTCCGCAATACCACCGCTGATCCCCAGTCCGGACAGATCCGGGCGGAACGCTATTCTGCGGCTCTTTGTGGCCCTGAAGGTTATCCCCACCTAATTGTGGATGGCCGCTTTAGTCATATGGGAGACTTCCTCATTCCTAGCATTCTATTCCTTTATATTGCAGGTTGGATTGGCTGGGTCGGCCGCTCCTATCTGATTGCGATTCGGGATAGCAAAGATGCAGAAATGCAGGAAGTGGTAATCAATGTGCCCCTGGCCATTAGCAAAATGCTGACGGGTTTCCTCTGGCCCCTCGCCGCTGTGGGGGAATTTACCTCCGGCCAATTGGTGGTTAAGGATTCTGAAGTTCCGACTTCACCTCGCTAG
- a CDS encoding CO2 hydration protein: MTTTLAPTPLAPSTHKYADVIHRLESGGSMLPDTPENLMQIIGIYKAYAVPMDFYWRDLLYIAEQVFLEPLPFFKYFLPQEYLDLPNHYAGDTADLRIWRGPATAHPELLEFMEKGKTRKMSKLFHHLWHDRINMEFAEACMQAMLWHGRDMGWGLFDAYLDSEEYKANADRAIKAYFKNNPAMLALYKLFPEMFLEQVRQLSYYSNLGLFWEVMAPVFFEMSDIYDEGGFKGVPDAMNFLVNGIFAIAGRPIYHRVNIRGEWFEIIPKSKGFTWLYEAALPYVEAVFYRTSPFRGTKSYNAQAKQVPDEQKDFHYGILYADVFPVGTAGIPPTLLMDDMYHFLPDYLIKYYQQHCRSEDDMLIQLGITFQRSMYNVTSAVIQALRTALLYPLDDPNPRHRAKNRQFFEGQMDRFLRPEARLGDIQSRDYR; the protein is encoded by the coding sequence ATGACCACTACCCTTGCGCCGACGCCCCTTGCTCCCTCTACCCATAAGTACGCCGATGTGATTCACCGCCTTGAATCCGGTGGCTCCATGCTTCCCGATACGCCGGAAAATTTGATGCAGATCATTGGCATCTACAAGGCCTACGCCGTGCCCATGGACTTCTACTGGCGGGATTTACTCTACATTGCCGAACAGGTTTTTCTAGAACCCCTACCCTTTTTTAAGTACTTTCTTCCCCAGGAATACCTAGACCTGCCCAACCACTACGCTGGTGATACGGCAGATCTACGGATTTGGCGTGGCCCGGCCACAGCCCATCCGGAACTGCTAGAGTTTATGGAAAAGGGTAAAACCCGCAAGATGTCCAAACTCTTCCATCACCTCTGGCACGACCGTATTAATATGGAATTTGCCGAGGCCTGTATGCAGGCGATGCTCTGGCACGGCCGTGATATGGGTTGGGGCCTGTTTGATGCCTACCTCGACAGTGAAGAATACAAAGCGAATGCCGACCGAGCGATCAAGGCCTACTTCAAAAATAACCCCGCCATGCTGGCTCTCTATAAACTCTTTCCTGAGATGTTTTTAGAACAGGTTCGGCAACTGTCCTACTATTCCAATCTGGGCCTGTTCTGGGAAGTGATGGCCCCGGTCTTTTTTGAAATGTCGGATATCTATGATGAAGGCGGTTTTAAGGGCGTTCCCGATGCCATGAATTTCCTGGTGAACGGTATTTTTGCCATCGCCGGTCGCCCCATTTACCATCGGGTCAACATCCGGGGGGAATGGTTTGAGATTATTCCCAAATCTAAGGGGTTTACCTGGCTCTACGAGGCGGCCCTGCCCTACGTGGAAGCCGTATTTTATCGCACATCTCCCTTTCGGGGGACAAAATCCTACAATGCCCAAGCCAAACAGGTTCCGGATGAGCAAAAGGATTTCCATTACGGTATTCTCTACGCTGACGTCTTTCCCGTTGGCACGGCCGGTATTCCCCCGACCCTGCTAATGGATGATATGTACCATTTTTTGCCAGATTATCTGATAAAGTACTATCAACAGCATTGCCGTAGTGAAGACGATATGTTGATCCAGTTGGGTATTACCTTCCAGCGCTCCATGTATAATGTCACCTCGGCGGTGATCCAGGCCCTGCGAACCGCATTGTTGTACCCCTTGGATGATCCCAATCCACGCCACCGAGCTAAAAATCGGCAATTCTTTGAGGGCCAGATGGATCGTTTTCTGCGGCCCGAAGCCCGTCTTGGGGACATTCAAAGTCGAGACTATCGATGA
- a CDS encoding NADH-quinone oxidoreductase subunit M: MLSALLILPTCGALLLSFWPGTLEPKRLRQITEIVAVATLAWSLWLLFNFDLSNPQFQFEEYLPWLPPLGLSYSLGLDGLSLPLVILNGLLTGIAIYSIGFDLDRPRLYYALILLINAGISGALMAENLLLFIIFYELELIPFYLMIAIWGGEKRGYASIKFLLYTAISGLLVLIAFLGIGFLGNQGTFDYSQLSTENFSDSAKLILLTLVLVGFGIKIPLVPLHTWLPDAYTEASPATAILLGGILAKLGTYGLIRFGLQLFPQTWVQLAPILAIVGTITVLYGALAAIAQKDIKRMVAYSSIGHMGYILVAAAAGTELSVLGAVAQMISHGLILALLFHLVGIVERKVGTRDLDTLNGLMNPIRGLPLTSALLITAGMASAGIPGLVGFAAEFIVFQGSFATFPIPTLLCIIASGLTAVYFVILLNRTCFGRLDNQRAYYPKVLTSEMVPALVLTAIIFFLGIQPNFLVKWIEPTTDSFIAQFPSSPTLAQQEAPKIGSQAS, from the coding sequence ATGCTCAGTGCTCTCCTGATTTTGCCGACCTGTGGGGCCCTGCTCCTCAGCTTCTGGCCTGGTACCCTCGAGCCGAAACGACTCCGCCAGATCACAGAAATTGTCGCTGTGGCAACCCTCGCTTGGTCTTTATGGCTGTTGTTTAATTTCGATCTGAGTAATCCCCAATTTCAATTTGAGGAATATTTACCCTGGTTACCACCCCTGGGTCTAAGCTATAGTCTGGGTCTAGATGGCCTATCCTTACCCCTAGTCATCCTCAATGGCCTCCTCACCGGCATTGCCATTTATAGTATTGGTTTTGATTTAGACCGTCCACGACTTTACTACGCCCTAATTTTGCTTATTAATGCGGGAATTTCAGGGGCCTTGATGGCGGAAAATCTTTTGCTTTTTATTATTTTTTACGAATTAGAACTGATTCCCTTCTATTTAATGATTGCCATTTGGGGCGGAGAAAAACGGGGCTATGCATCCATTAAATTCCTGCTCTATACAGCCATCTCGGGTCTCTTAGTTTTAATTGCCTTTTTGGGCATTGGTTTTCTCGGTAATCAAGGCACCTTTGATTACAGTCAACTTTCAACAGAAAACTTTAGTGACAGCGCTAAACTGATTCTCCTGACCTTAGTTTTGGTTGGTTTTGGTATCAAGATTCCTCTAGTTCCCCTCCATACTTGGTTACCTGATGCCTACACTGAAGCCTCTCCGGCAACGGCCATTCTGCTGGGGGGAATTTTAGCCAAGTTGGGAACCTATGGCCTGATTCGTTTTGGACTGCAACTCTTTCCCCAGACCTGGGTCCAACTTGCCCCCATTCTAGCCATTGTCGGGACGATCACCGTTCTCTACGGGGCCTTGGCGGCCATTGCCCAAAAAGACATTAAGCGGATGGTGGCCTATAGTTCCATTGGGCACATGGGCTACATCCTCGTGGCGGCGGCGGCGGGAACTGAGCTCAGCGTCCTGGGGGCCGTAGCCCAGATGATTAGCCATGGTCTGATCTTGGCCCTGTTGTTCCACCTAGTCGGGATTGTAGAGCGCAAAGTGGGTACTCGTGACCTAGATACCCTAAACGGTCTAATGAATCCCATCCGGGGCCTGCCCCTCACCAGTGCCCTATTGATTACGGCGGGCATGGCCAGTGCCGGAATTCCTGGACTGGTGGGCTTTGCGGCAGAATTTATCGTCTTTCAAGGGAGTTTTGCCACCTTTCCCATTCCCACCCTCCTGTGCATTATTGCCTCGGGTTTGACCGCTGTATATTTCGTGATTTTGCTTAATCGCACCTGCTTCGGCCGCTTAGATAATCAGCGGGCCTACTATCCCAAGGTATTGACCTCGGAAATGGTACCGGCCCTGGTGCTGACCGCGATTATCTTCTTCCTCGGTATCCAGCCTAATTTCCTGGTGAAATGGATTGAACCGACCACTGATTCTTTTATTGCCCAGTTTCCTAGCAGTCCAACGCTAGCCCAACAAGAGGCCCCAAAAATCGGCTCCCAGGCCAGCTAA
- the folD gene encoding bifunctional methylenetetrahydrofolate dehydrogenase/methenyltetrahydrofolate cyclohydrolase FolD encodes MSPAASPQILDGKALAQKMQGELQAEIATLAPQVSRAPGLAVLMVGENPASAVYVRNKELACEKIGINSFGCHFPEHTSQEELEAVIQDLNQDPRVDGILVQLPLPPHLDAVALLHTIAPEKDADGLHPVNLGHLVRGEAGLRSCTPAGVMRLLTEYNLELAGKTAVVLGRSILVGKPLALMLLEKNATVTIAHSHTRNLADLTRQADILVAAIGKPQLVTADMVKPGAIVIDVGINRISLPDGKAKLVGDVDFDTVAPLASYITPVPGGIGPMTVAMLLQNTVASYLKQWAAGT; translated from the coding sequence ATGTCCCCAGCGGCCTCTCCCCAAATCCTGGACGGTAAAGCCCTCGCCCAAAAAATGCAAGGAGAACTCCAGGCGGAAATTGCCACCCTGGCCCCCCAAGTCAGTCGTGCCCCAGGGTTAGCGGTATTGATGGTAGGGGAAAACCCCGCCAGTGCTGTCTATGTGCGAAATAAAGAATTGGCCTGTGAAAAAATTGGTATCAATTCTTTTGGCTGTCATTTTCCTGAACATACCTCCCAGGAAGAACTCGAGGCCGTGATTCAAGACCTGAACCAAGACCCGCGCGTGGATGGCATCCTAGTTCAACTGCCCCTACCGCCCCACCTGGATGCCGTGGCCCTGCTCCACACCATTGCGCCTGAAAAAGATGCCGATGGCCTGCATCCGGTTAACCTCGGTCATCTCGTGCGGGGCGAAGCCGGCCTCCGCAGTTGTACCCCCGCTGGCGTGATGCGTCTGTTGACGGAATACAACCTTGAACTGGCTGGTAAAACCGCTGTGGTACTAGGCCGGAGTATTTTAGTCGGCAAACCCCTGGCCCTGATGTTGCTCGAAAAAAATGCAACAGTCACCATCGCCCATTCCCACACCCGCAATCTAGCTGACCTCACTCGCCAGGCCGATATCCTGGTCGCCGCCATTGGCAAACCGCAATTGGTAACGGCAGATATGGTTAAACCGGGGGCCATCGTTATCGATGTGGGTATTAATCGGATTAGTCTCCCCGACGGCAAGGCCAAATTGGTGGGGGATGTGGACTTTGACACCGTAGCCCCGCTGGCGAGCTACATTACCCCCGTTCCCGGCGGCATTGGCCCCATGACCGTGGCCATGCTTCTGCAAAATACCGTCGCCAGCTACCTCAAACAGTGGGCGGCTGGAACCTAA
- a CDS encoding NAD(P)H-quinone oxidoreductase subunit F, with protein sequence MLESLRQFAWLIPCYALLGAVLALPWSPGIIRQTGPRPAGYISILMTVVAFFHSLFVLKASWGQFPLTLSYPWLRAADLAINFDVEVSAVNAGALVIITGLNLVAQVYAVGYLEQDWGWARFFSLMALFEAGLCTLVLCNSLFFSYVVLEILTLGTYLLIGFWFNQSLVVTGARDAFLTKRVGDLILLMGVVALLPLAGTWNYEGLARWAQTTTLNPTLVNLLCLALIAGPLGKCAQFPLHLWLDEAMEGPMPATILRNTLVVSTGAWLLVKLQPVLALSGLAQGVMMAVGATTAIGASLIAIAQIDIKRSLSYTVSAYMGLVFIAVATGQGETALQLILTYTLAMAILVMCVGGIIWNNVSQDLTQYGGLWARRPVSGLSYLVGLVSLIALPPFGSFWAWLKLTESLSAQYPLLVGVLVIVNTLTAFSATREFCLIFGGAPKPMTVRSPEVLWLMVLPMVITVGFALHAPLILQQWGLLPAWAEINLTWAGILVASSVLGVASSAFIYLNSAIQKPIQLPLKQVQDFFAYDLYTAQLYRVTIVAVIGAVSQLINWFDKIVVDGLVNLVGLATVFGGQTLKYNVSGQTQFYVLSIILGITLIGVLISYQFLQPFF encoded by the coding sequence ATGTTGGAGAGCCTCAGGCAATTCGCCTGGTTGATTCCTTGCTATGCATTACTCGGCGCTGTTCTGGCCCTTCCCTGGTCACCAGGAATTATCCGCCAAACCGGTCCCCGACCGGCTGGATATATCAGTATTCTTATGACTGTGGTGGCTTTTTTCCATAGCTTGTTTGTGCTCAAGGCTAGCTGGGGTCAATTTCCCCTAACGCTCTCTTACCCTTGGTTAAGGGCCGCTGATCTCGCCATCAATTTTGATGTAGAGGTCTCGGCAGTCAATGCAGGGGCCTTGGTGATCATCACCGGCTTAAATCTCGTAGCCCAGGTATATGCTGTAGGTTATTTGGAACAGGATTGGGGATGGGCCCGCTTCTTTTCTCTCATGGCCTTGTTTGAAGCGGGATTATGTACCCTCGTGCTATGTAACTCTCTCTTTTTCAGCTACGTTGTCTTGGAAATCCTGACCCTAGGAACCTATCTCCTCATCGGTTTTTGGTTCAACCAATCCTTAGTGGTCACCGGTGCCCGGGACGCCTTTTTGACAAAACGGGTCGGGGATTTAATTCTCCTGATGGGAGTCGTAGCCCTTCTCCCCTTGGCCGGCACTTGGAACTACGAAGGCTTAGCCCGATGGGCCCAAACCACAACCCTCAATCCAACCTTGGTCAATTTACTTTGCTTGGCCCTGATTGCTGGCCCCTTGGGGAAATGCGCCCAGTTTCCTTTGCACCTATGGCTGGATGAAGCAATGGAAGGCCCCATGCCAGCAACGATTCTCCGCAATACCCTCGTCGTTAGTACGGGAGCTTGGCTATTGGTTAAGCTTCAGCCAGTGTTGGCCCTGTCTGGCCTTGCCCAGGGGGTGATGATGGCCGTCGGCGCGACCACGGCCATTGGGGCCTCTCTCATTGCCATTGCTCAAATTGATATCAAGCGTTCCCTTTCCTACACCGTCAGTGCCTACATGGGTCTGGTGTTTATCGCGGTGGCTACAGGCCAAGGGGAAACGGCCCTGCAACTGATCCTGACCTATACCTTGGCCATGGCCATTTTAGTGATGTGCGTCGGGGGGATTATTTGGAACAATGTCAGCCAAGACTTGACCCAGTACGGTGGCCTGTGGGCCCGTCGTCCCGTTTCCGGCTTAAGCTACTTGGTGGGGCTGGTGTCCCTCATTGCCCTGCCTCCCTTTGGTAGCTTTTGGGCCTGGTTAAAACTCACCGAAAGCCTCTCTGCTCAATACCCTCTCCTGGTAGGTGTTTTAGTCATCGTCAACACCCTAACCGCCTTCAGTGCCACCCGGGAATTCTGCCTCATTTTTGGCGGTGCCCCCAAGCCTATGACGGTGCGTTCCCCGGAGGTACTTTGGCTAATGGTACTTCCCATGGTGATCACCGTCGGTTTTGCTCTCCATGCGCCCCTGATCTTGCAACAGTGGGGCCTGTTACCAGCTTGGGCGGAGATTAACCTTACCTGGGCAGGGATTTTAGTCGCATCTAGTGTCCTTGGCGTAGCCAGTTCTGCCTTTATCTATCTTAATTCAGCGATTCAGAAGCCGATTCAATTGCCCCTGAAGCAAGTTCAGGATTTCTTTGCCTACGACCTCTATACGGCCCAACTCTATCGCGTCACTATTGTGGCGGTGATTGGCGCGGTTTCTCAACTGATCAATTGGTTCGACAAAATTGTGGTGGATGGTCTCGTTAATTTGGTTGGCCTAGCAACGGTTTTTGGCGGCCAAACGTTGAAATACAACGTTTCAGGTCAAACACAATTTTACGTGCTTTCTATCATTCTGGGCATCACCTTAATCGGTGTTTTGATTAGCTACCAATTTCTCCAGCCCTTTTTCTAA
- a CDS encoding GNAT family N-acetyltransferase, with product MTADLLAQLQATYPQKFAPIAQIFSRIHRGDHLFISTACGEPQYLVQSLVDYVQEHPKALFDTEVFQVWSLGLAPYTDSKFERNFRHNSFFIGHHTREAINQGLADYTPIFLSQIPRLFQDGLVCVDVALIQTSYPDAHGYLNLGVSVDIVKAAVEQASLVIAQMNRFVPRIHGDGFLPIEAVDYLLPYDEPLLEYETGTNDRLAQSIGTYVASLIRDGDTLQVGYGSIPNQILAHLDHKKHLGIHTELLSDGIMHLLQQGVIDNSRKTQNRGKVVATFAMGNAQTYQALHDNPAIEFRTVDYTNNPLVIAQHDNMVAINSALAVDLTGQASAESIGYHFYSGIGGQADFMRGAVLAYQGRSILTLASTAENETLSRIVPFLPEGVGITLNRGDIHYVVTEYGIAYLHGKNIRERAMELIAIAHPKFRPWLIAEAKKHHLIYADQAFIVGQAGEYPQALETYRTTRTGRELWLRPVKISDESRLKEFFHVLSDETLVRRFMSTRTDMPHCRLQTFAVIDFSEELVLLAIDAQATPETILGVGQYSLNSDSHTAEVALVVRDDVHNQGIGLELLRYLTFLAKKQGLLGFTAEVMLDNRAMIHLFEKMGFEIQRRMSGGVYSLTMAFRPTA from the coding sequence ATGACCGCCGACCTGCTTGCCCAACTCCAGGCGACCTATCCCCAGAAATTTGCCCCAATAGCCCAGATTTTTAGCCGGATTCATCGGGGTGACCATCTTTTCATCAGTACAGCCTGTGGAGAACCCCAATACTTGGTGCAGTCCCTGGTGGATTACGTCCAGGAACATCCCAAGGCCCTGTTTGATACAGAAGTTTTTCAGGTCTGGAGCCTCGGCTTGGCCCCCTACACCGATAGCAAGTTTGAGCGCAATTTTCGCCATAATTCCTTTTTTATTGGCCACCATACCCGTGAGGCGATTAACCAAGGCCTGGCAGACTATACGCCGATTTTTCTCTCCCAAATTCCCCGCCTTTTCCAAGATGGCCTGGTCTGTGTCGATGTGGCCCTGATCCAAACGTCCTATCCTGATGCCCACGGCTACCTCAACCTGGGGGTCAGTGTGGATATTGTCAAAGCCGCCGTCGAGCAAGCTTCTCTGGTGATTGCCCAAATGAATCGCTTTGTGCCCCGCATCCATGGGGATGGGTTTTTACCCATCGAAGCCGTAGATTATCTCCTGCCCTATGATGAACCCCTATTGGAGTATGAAACCGGCACCAATGATCGTTTAGCCCAGAGCATCGGTACCTATGTGGCCAGCCTAATCCGGGATGGTGATACCCTCCAGGTCGGCTACGGTAGTATTCCCAATCAGATTCTGGCCCATCTCGACCACAAAAAACACCTGGGCATCCACACGGAACTCCTCTCTGATGGCATTATGCACCTCCTTCAGCAGGGGGTGATTGATAACAGTCGCAAGACCCAAAATCGTGGCAAGGTGGTGGCGACCTTTGCCATGGGAAACGCCCAGACCTACCAGGCCCTGCACGATAACCCTGCCATTGAATTTAGAACGGTGGACTATACCAACAATCCCCTGGTAATCGCCCAGCATGACAATATGGTGGCCATTAACAGCGCCCTGGCGGTGGATCTGACGGGCCAGGCCTCAGCGGAATCCATAGGCTATCATTTCTATAGTGGCATTGGGGGCCAGGCTGATTTTATGCGGGGAGCCGTGCTGGCCTACCAGGGCCGCAGTATTCTGACCCTAGCCTCAACGGCGGAGAACGAAACCCTTTCCCGGATTGTGCCCTTTCTCCCAGAAGGGGTCGGCATTACCCTCAACCGGGGAGATATCCACTACGTTGTTACCGAGTACGGCATTGCTTACCTGCACGGCAAAAATATCCGGGAACGGGCCATGGAGTTGATTGCCATTGCCCATCCCAAATTTCGTCCTTGGTTAATTGCCGAGGCCAAGAAACACCACCTGATCTACGCCGACCAGGCCTTTATTGTGGGCCAGGCCGGGGAATACCCCCAGGCCTTAGAAACCTATCGAACCACCCGTACTGGCCGTGAACTCTGGCTCCGTCCCGTCAAAATTAGTGATGAATCGCGGCTAAAGGAATTTTTCCATGTCCTTTCCGATGAAACCCTCGTGCGGCGCTTTATGTCCACCCGCACCGATATGCCCCACTGCCGCCTACAGACCTTCGCCGTAATTGACTTTAGTGAGGAATTGGTGTTGTTAGCTATTGATGCCCAGGCTACCCCGGAAACGATCCTGGGGGTGGGCCAGTATAGCCTCAATAGCGACAGCCACACCGCCGAAGTGGCCCTGGTTGTCCGGGATGATGTGCATAATCAGGGTATTGGGCTGGAACTCCTACGTTACTTAACCTTTCTGGCTAAAAAGCAGGGCCTATTGGGCTTTACCGCCGAAGTCATGCTCGATAATCGGGCCATGATCCATCTTTTTGAAAAAATGGGCTTTGAGATCCAGCGCCGCATGAGCGGAGGCGTCTACAGTCTCACCATGGCCTTTCGTCCCACGGCCTAG